The genomic segment AATACCTGACAAACTGCTTCTTTCGGCGTCTCCTTACTTAATGTAATTACCGGAACCTTGTAAGCCTGAATTTGTGCTAATATTTTTGCGTTAAAATTCATGTATCGATCGAGAATCTGTGGCGCATAATTATGAAATTTTTGATACTCGTTTTGCCATTGTGTGCAGGCAATCATGTCATAGACAATATTTAGTGGAAACATATGATTCTTAAATTCATTTTCTTTTGTAGAAAGATCAAGATCTATATTCCGCCCAAAATTTGATCTAATCTTTTTATCCTCTGGAACCGAGATTACTGCATCAACTCTATCAATTGTACTGTTCAAACATTTTTCAATATCCAAATAATAGTAGCGATTAATTTGTTTATTCTTATTTGTCTTCGTAAGCATAGGGCCTCTAAAATACATAGCACCAAAAATTGAAGTTAACCTCTGCTGTCCATCAAGAACAAGAATCTCTGGTTTGTTCTTACTACTTGATCCACTAAATGGTTTATACTTAAATCGTATCGAATCACCACCATATTCCAAGAACATTAGTGCACCGACTGGATAAGAATTCGATATGCTGGCGATTAATGCCCTAATGCGATCATCATCCCATACCCAGCCACGTTGGAAATCCGGCAATTGATTTAATCCCTTATTTATAGCTACCAGGATTTCTGACATTGGAATATCGTTTGATCTAAAAATATTTGCCATCTTTATCATCACCTATCTTCTGCAAATTAGTTCCAGTTTGGTTGTAGTATAGGACCTCTATGACGATATTAAATGGATTAAGTCAGTGAACTATCGAGATATTTAATCCTGAATTATTCATAGAGCACTGTTCCCCCATCATTTAGGCGGTGATTCATAATTAAACAAGCGCACTATTGAAACCTTGTCCCCACATGATTATTACCTCTCAGCTGTGGTTAATATTATTCATCAAACCCAAAGTTATCAATTTTTAATGTTCGACAATTTTCGCTGACCGTTCGGATGGTTTCTGGTGGAATTCCTTTTGTTACATTGGCATCGACATCAAGCTTAATATCGACATCACTCCCATCGAGTGATGTAACATGATTAATGATCTCATCAACAAGGCGGCTCACATCACGATTGATTCTTGTGTTGTCCAATTTGGCAGACATATGAAAGTGAATAACTTGTGCTGCTTTTTCTTGCTTGTCCCCATTATCTTTATTTGGATTTGGATCGACTTCAACAGCCGCTCCTCCATCATGATTTTCACTGCCACCTGGATTGATTTCAGAAGGAGCAGGTTCTTTGATGGTCTGTTCTTTGGTCAATTGTTTTAATGCAATGACAAGTTTAACCAGGTAACTATTTGGATTAACCTCAGTTATAGGCCGATTATATGTCAAGCCTATATATCGCTCTTCGCTCTTTGCTTCTGCAAGGGCAAAATATTCTGTTGAATGAATCCCCTCACAAATTGCCCTTTCCAACACTTCATAAGATGCCAGGCGAGGTAAATAGCAATACGAGCAAAGCTGCTCCCACAACTGTTTAATGGAGATGTCATCCCTGTTTTTCCACAGAACATTATCCAGTTCCAGTAGCAATAGAGCAGGTGCCCATTGCGTGATTAAAGCATCCTTTTGTTCCATGTCTCGCACTGCCCTTGCCACAATGCTGTCATCACTGCCGCCAATATTTGAACTGTCCCATATAATTGCTTTCAAGTCTATTTCCCGGTCAATCCGTGGCACAAGCAGCCATTGATACGCATTTTTAATCCGAGATCTTGCAGTCTCATCACTACGATCAATATTAACTTTAGTTTCTTTGACCTGAGTTGCATCTAGATTCAGCGACTCTTTGTCTCGTAAAATGGATTGCCACGCCAGATAAAGGCGAATAGTTATTTTCAACGATGGAATTTGATTCACATCCGATGCTACAAAAGCGAGCATGTTTCGATAGAGCCTCGCTGTATTGCCACGATTATCCAATATATTTTGAGCTGCGGAAATGGCTCGACTATTTTTTGATCTTGAATCATAGGTATCGGTTGGTTTGAGGATCACCAACCGAGCAAATTGGTCATCCGGAACATCTAACGACGACGAAGGACAAATGTGGAGGCCGCCAAAAGGTTTTTCCTTCCGTTCTTTCCGCAGACGACGTTCAATTTCGTTGAGCACGTCTGACTCCGAGAACAGTGTGATTGCCCTGTCTTCGGCTGTTTTTCTCAATGTGGGATGTGTATCAAACCAGAAACGATTATTTGATGAATCAGCGTATAGATAACTAAGTTTATTCTGTAATTTGCCAAGTGCATCATTGAAAACGGATATCTGTTCCCCCGGTTGGGCAATCCCTAAACGTATACTTGATGATTCTATTCCCCTGACAGACTGTTTCTTGTTCGTTGGTGCACTCCCAAATAGTATCGTACGGGCAACTCGTCTGCATGCTAAGTACTGACCAAAGCGCCTATTCTGTTGATCTTCTATATACGGAATCGAATTTTTCCCATCGACTTCATGGTCGATAATCGCATTCCAGCTTTCAGGAAGATAACGTGTCAGTTCATCACGTATGAGGGGATTGTCCAGAGAAATTGATGATGGCATGATCATTAGACCTGCATCGTTATTCATCCACAGATCGTGAA from the Sporolactobacillus sp. Y61 genome contains:
- a CDS encoding DUF499 domain-containing protein produces the protein MSNHELVNRGFEYLLKALAPYIARELQIEYKDNWWLSGVLDVLRDEQKRNLPLTGSWGKLVDSLDIAACLNLIDFQWNQVFRKKLSIDHRTWTKELKGVRNKWAHAGSEDFDDDYTWRALDTMSRLCEQIDAESAENIRSLMRKFRYGSEKGSTAVVQNNRTGDARTAKNRGIMREVPLNGLPSWRDVIEPHPDVAAGRYKNAEFAADLAQVAHGDASYEYQDPVEFFARTYVTEGMSNLLVQALERVTGSGGEPVIQLKTAFGGGKTHSMLALYHLLGGKVSIDKIPNAKSVLEKAGLKSLPKANISVLVGTALNPSKSKRPNNFPGITINTLWGEMAAQLAASEGNPQLYSYVKEADRKGISPGSEALKNLFNACGPCVVLIDELVAYARKIYGVSGLPAGSFENIISFIQEITEAARASKNSLVVASIPESNLEIGGEAGRQVLATIEHTFGRMESVWKPVAADEGFEVVRRRLFLDCKDPAGREQVCSQFSKMYQNNSSDFPIQAKELAYKRELIACYPIHPEVFHRLYDDWATLENFQRTRGVLRLMAAVVHDLWMNNDAGLMIMPSSISLDNPLIRDELTRYLPESWNAIIDHEVDGKNSIPYIEDQQNRRFGQYLACRRVARTILFGSAPTNKKQSVRGIESSSIRLGIAQPGEQISVFNDALGKLQNKLSYLYADSSNNRFWFDTHPTLRKTAEDRAITLFSESDVLNEIERRLRKERKEKPFGGLHICPSSSLDVPDDQFARLVILKPTDTYDSRSKNSRAISAAQNILDNRGNTARLYRNMLAFVASDVNQIPSLKITIRLYLAWQSILRDKESLNLDATQVKETKVNIDRSDETARSRIKNAYQWLLVPRIDREIDLKAIIWDSSNIGGSDDSIVARAVRDMEQKDALITQWAPALLLLELDNVLWKNRDDISIKQLWEQLCSYCYLPRLASYEVLERAICEGIHSTEYFALAEAKSEERYIGLTYNRPITEVNPNSYLVKLVIALKQLTKEQTIKEPAPSEINPGGSENHDGGAAVEVDPNPNKDNGDKQEKAAQVIHFHMSAKLDNTRINRDVSRLVDEIINHVTSLDGSDVDIKLDVDANVTKGIPPETIRTVSENCRTLKIDNFGFDE